One region of Edaphobacter bradus genomic DNA includes:
- a CDS encoding sugar phosphate isomerase/epimerase family protein: MRQQHFEAKNEAIREKFLALKKSSPERFKTRLNLSWSNWGFGRESLADSAKRLEKAGMSFIELHGNHYGPDLGYKVDETLEILGDHGLKVSGVCGMFFSDNDLSSNRAVSRQAAVDYLRRELPFTQAVGGSYLLVVPGAVGRPKPYDDVEQDRSVETLQLCAPWFTQFGVKAAIEPIRAAEVSFVHTIQDAKDYICEVNSPGVAHINGDVYHMQSEESHIGEALLAAGDMLLNLHFADSNRSALGEGSLDVATIIRTLYVIGHNQPGRYVTFEPLGPGGDPYPAMHGRPDQAELDALVFNSIRYFRDCEELVLSE; this comes from the coding sequence ATGCGGCAGCAGCATTTTGAAGCGAAGAACGAAGCAATCCGCGAAAAGTTTCTGGCTCTGAAGAAAAGCTCACCGGAGCGTTTCAAGACGAGGCTAAATCTTTCCTGGAGCAACTGGGGATTCGGACGCGAAAGTCTTGCCGACTCAGCCAAACGCCTCGAGAAGGCGGGGATGTCGTTCATCGAGCTCCATGGTAACCACTACGGTCCCGATTTAGGCTACAAGGTCGATGAGACACTCGAGATTCTCGGCGACCATGGACTCAAGGTCTCAGGAGTCTGTGGCATGTTCTTCTCTGACAATGATCTCTCAAGCAACCGAGCGGTATCTCGGCAGGCGGCAGTAGATTACCTGCGCCGCGAACTACCTTTCACGCAGGCTGTCGGTGGATCCTACTTGCTCGTGGTCCCGGGCGCAGTAGGGCGTCCGAAGCCATACGATGACGTGGAACAGGACCGGTCAGTTGAGACACTACAATTATGCGCCCCGTGGTTTACGCAGTTCGGCGTAAAAGCTGCAATCGAACCCATTCGGGCCGCCGAAGTTAGCTTCGTCCATACCATTCAGGATGCGAAAGACTATATCTGCGAAGTGAATAGCCCAGGCGTGGCCCACATCAATGGCGACGTTTACCATATGCAATCGGAAGAGAGCCACATCGGCGAAGCACTGCTGGCTGCGGGGGATATGCTACTGAACTTGCACTTTGCAGACAGCAACCGCTCCGCGTTGGGAGAGGGTTCGCTCGATGTTGCCACTATTATTCGTACCCTCTATGTCATTGGCCACAACCAGCCGGGCCGCTACGTGACCTTCGAACCGCTTGGACCTGGTGGCGATCCCTATCCGGCAATGCATGGACGCCCTGACCAGGCAGAGCTCGATGCATTAGTATTCAACAGCATTCGCTACTTCCGCGACTGTGAAGAGCTCGTCCTGTCCGAATAA
- a CDS encoding L-rhamnose mutarotase, producing the protein MKTYCLALDLKDDPALIAEYIWYHQPAVIWPEVVDNIKGQGILSEEIFLLGTRLVMVLRTTDNFSLEEKAAIDRVNAKMQAWEELMWKYQQPLSQAKPGEKWILMEKIFEV; encoded by the coding sequence ATGAAGACTTACTGCCTTGCCTTGGATCTGAAAGACGACCCTGCGCTCATCGCCGAGTACATCTGGTACCACCAGCCAGCCGTCATCTGGCCAGAGGTCGTCGACAACATCAAAGGGCAGGGCATTCTGAGCGAAGAAATATTTCTCCTCGGCACACGCCTCGTCATGGTCCTGCGCACAACTGACAACTTCTCTCTTGAAGAGAAAGCAGCTATCGATCGCGTAAACGCCAAAATGCAGGCATGGGAAGAGCTGATGTGGAAGTATCAGCAGCCCCTTTCCCAAGCCAAGCCCGGCGAAAAATGGATCTTGATGGAGAAAATTTTCGAAGTGTAA